The following coding sequences lie in one Oxyura jamaicensis isolate SHBP4307 breed ruddy duck chromosome 28 unlocalized genomic scaffold, BPBGC_Ojam_1.0 oxy28_random_OJ131, whole genome shotgun sequence genomic window:
- the APC2 gene encoding adenomatous polyposis coli protein 2 isoform X2: protein MSGSIASYDQLVRQVEALRKENTHLRRELEDNSHHLSKLENETSDMKEVLKHLQGKLEQEARVMVSSGQTEVLEQLKALQLDISSLYSLKFPEAAGAGEDSPRHAAPCRDSVGDLGRATLRLLEELDRERCFLLGEIEKEEKEKVWYYAQLQSLSKRLDELPHVETFSMQMDLIRQQLEFEAQHIRALMEERFGTADEMVQRAQIRASRLEQIDKELMEAQDKVQQPEPQLCGKLPGTDGDSTMEIPTHPEDGGSSKVEVVFWLLSMLATRDKDDMSRTLLAMSSSQESCLAMRKSGCLPLLIQILHDTDREPGPPESPTGAKDARMRANAALHNIVFSQPDEGQAKKEMRVLHVLEQIRSYSETCWDWLQMQSRDGGKGPEGSAAPVPIEPQICQATCAIMKLSFDEEYRRAMNELGGLQAVAELLQVDYEMHKMTSDPLNLALRRYAGMALTNLTFGDVVNKATLCARRGCMEAIVAQLASDSEELHQVVSSILRNLSWRADINSKKVLREVGSVAGLTQCALHAAKESTLKSVLSALWNLSAHSTENKAAICGVDGALGFLVSTLTYKCQSNSLAIIESGGGILRNVSSLIATREDYRQVLRDHNCLQTLLQHLRSHSLTIVSNACGTLWNLSARSPRDQELLWDLGAVSMLRNLIHSKHKMIAMGSAAALRNLLTNRPPKYKDAAVVSPGSCMPSLYMRKQKALEAELDAKHLAETFDTMEKQSLKSQSAKKPMRHMESLVKDYASDSGCFDDDEVPNISTGVETASASVLSMFLGSSFLQGQALPRALAQRRCPEPEKDDSGKPAEPKKLPLPEDDVSLAAEKLANKISSTVAKIDKLVEDISTMHTSSDDSFSLSSEDHCLDWQYGPEEAQEARAQSCSPCRLSDTSGFAKRESLSRARALLRLKTAYTSLSNDSLNSGSTSDGYCTKEHMKPCTRASFLDYRDELQRYQKRPSRLDLKSILGSKPEPPALKAEPDKPEQRELPERGKKTVTFPSPKALDREPERKKEAGSKLSPDPQVHTIKLSPSYQHVPLLESLAKSSSAAGHHPSLLGRKQAWLPPALLQTAETLSKIPEKLSAQPPAAAEQESVQKYSVEDTPICFSRCSSLSSLSSADNVLDGQSHSENDLDSDSSLEILEMEDGDGEAEDGRQEKERADLATAVGMSQPITIPFPKRDKVFLRESSPSRQEDHTPSSSSENYIQETPLVMSRCSSVSSLGSFESPSIASSIQSDPCSEMISGTISPSELPDSPGQTMPPSRSKTPLFELGCQPEKETSQFNIQWENNVKKFMEITDFKERFQLPQDLDSMVYFTVEKPNENFSCASSLSALPLHEHYVQKDVELKLMPTFPEKNSLNFVAHEKREERREERYLEGRRRAERPEPASDDDIEILKECINSAMPSRFRKVKTSLLSGQVLHPQTKKPVHVPVYMLVPAPTHPAVPKHLRASTRDLYKDDDSFTDSAEGTPVNFSSAASLSDETLRCPKEEAEPPRGTGRRREAGAVASPARRSASGSSAPTRASSACKGRAGSSRTSPVQPSRGQGVEGKRGQPPARTELEVERSSSPSARPRSLPGRKDAPQEDGDRGGVAFQSLCHTTPTEEAVYCFYEHDSDEPEAGREVPGSRTQPGRAPRRERCGGSVPRKEPEPGTRLAKAKAKLQNNLIADETPPCYSLSSSMSSLSDANPSEGKERGQPCGTAPRQRPAAGRVRGSSPSSPSLNSEDDLLQKCIGSAMPKRRRPSARRRTTERKQKLKGSSGRERKAEARHRPEDGGSDGGSDLDSVEWEAIQEGANSIVTWLHQAAASLSREPSSESDSILSFVSGLSVGSTLQLSLDRTEKKRAGSAAGREAERREHAKSRPEGKKAPGARPVGSGSARVERSSVPTKPVPNLPVVFRGRTVIYMPSLAKDAPSPRSTPKKAPAAKPQAPAAKNLSLSQQRSRSLHRLGKPPETGDLALPKRSTTPPARIGKGPPSSGSSRTSTPSQHAPKKLPSPSQLAKQGPALAGKAGGSPSPPGPPGKAPAPKPAAPKQHKTQKSPVRIPFMQKPSKKVLPGRAAMPVLEEQEGSSKAKGGGPGGPGGGRLNLVRMSSARSSGSDSDRSGFLRQLTFIKESSSLLLRHRAELSPAASVASLARGASPQRSRAALPAVFLCSSRCEELKAAKPAAPGPRPQVPRAQPGCKAPPGPKPPRRTSSESPSRLPVKTGVPEPFKRYSSSPNISVARRTGSPSSVLSACSEASARRRKPGEVPGGAAEKPPMMMMKGTWRRIRDEDIPHILKSTLPSSALPLVSAAEEQRPGPRKTSDAVVQTEDFSTTKTNSSTSPTLESREGPPRARDGEAPAPAKATVPISFGHEAPAGTFPASRHGSPSRAARVTPFNYVPSPMVVTAVADKAVEKIQA, encoded by the exons ATCCGCGCCTCGCGGCTGGAGCAGATCGACAAGGAGCTCATGGAGGCGCAGGACAAGGTGCAGCAGCCGGAGCCGCAG CTCTGCGGGAAGCTGCCGGGCACGGATGGGGACAGCACCATGGAGATCCCGACCCACCCCGAGGACGGGGGCAGCAGCAAG GTGGAGGTGGTCTTCTGGCTCCTGTCCATGCTGGCCACGCGGGACAAGGACGACATGTCCCGCACGCTGCTGGCCATGTCCAGCTCgcaggagagctgcctggccATGCGCAAGTCgggctgcctgcccctgctcaTCCAGATCCTGCACGACACCGACCGCGAGCCGGGGCCCCCCGAGAGCCCCACCGGCGCCAAGGACGCCCGCATGCGCGCCAACGCCGCCCTGCACAACATCGTCTTCTCGCAGCCCGACGAGGGGCAGGCCAAGAAGGAGATGCGGGTGCTGCACGTGCTGGAGCAGATCCGCTCCTACTCGGAGACCTGCTGGGACTGGCTGCAGATGCAGAGCAGGGACGGGGGCAAGGGGCCGGAGGGCAGCGCGG CGCCGGTGCCCATCGAGCCGCAGATCTGCCAGGCCACCTGCGCCATCATGAAGCTCTCCTTCGACGAGGAGTACCGGCGGGCCATGAACGAGCTGG GCGGGCTGCAGGCGGTGGccgagctgctgcaggtggaCTACGAGATGCACAAGATGACGAGCGACCCCCTGAACCTGGCGCTGCGGCGCTACGCGGGCATGGCGCTCACCAACCTCACCTTCGGGGACGTGGTCAACAAG GCAACGCTGTGTGCCCGCCGGGGCTGCATGGAGGCCATCGTGGCCCAGCTGGCCTCCGACAGCGAGGAGCTGCACCAG GTGGTCTCGAGCATCCTGAGGAACCTCTCCTGGAGGGCCGACATCAACAGCAAGAAGGTGCTGCGGGAGGTGGGCAGCGTGGCGGGGCTGACGCAGTGCGCGCTGCACGCGGCCAAG GAGTCCACCCTGAAGAGCGTCCTGAGCGCGCTCTGGAACCTGTCGGCGCACAGCACGGAGAACAAAGCCGCCATCTGCGGGgtggatggggccctgggcttcctggtgAGCACCCTCACCTACAAGTGCCAGAGCAACTCGCTGGCCATCATCGAGAGCGGCGGCGGCATCCTCCGCAACGTCTCCAGCCTCATCGCCACGCGGGAGGACTACAG GCAGGTGCTCCGGGACCACAACTGCCTGCAGacgctgctgcagcacctgcgCTCGCACAGCCTCACCATCGTCAGCAACGCCTGCGGCACGCTCTGGAACCTGtccgcccgcagcccccgcgaccaggagctgctgtgggacCTGGGGGCGGTCAGCATGCTGCGCAACCTCATCCACTCCAAGCACAAGATGATCGCCATGGGCAGCGCGGCCGCCCTCCGCAACCTGCTCACCAACCGGCCCCCCAAGTACAAGGACGCCGCCGTCGTCTCGCCGGGCTCCTGCATGCCGTCCCTCTACATGCGCAAGCAGAAGGCTCTGGAGGCCGAGCTGGATGCCAAGCACCTGGCCGAGACCTTCGACACCATGGAGAAGCAGAGCCTGAAGAGCCAGAGCGCCAAGAAGCCGATGCGGCACATGGAGAGCCTGGTGAAGGACTACGCCTCCGATTCCGGCTGCTTTGACGATGATGAGGTGCCCAACATCTCCACCGGCGTGGAGACGGCCAGCGCCTCCGTGCTCTCCATGTTCCTCggctcctccttcctccagggGCAGGCGCTGCCCCGGGCTTTGGCGCAGAGGCGCTGCCCGGAGCCGGAGAAGGACGACAGTGGCAAGCCGGCCGAGCCCAAGAAGCTGCCGCTGCCGGAGGACGACGTCTCGCTGGCCGCCGAGAAGCTGGCCAACAAGATCTCCAGCACGGTGGCCAAGATCGACAAGCTGGTGGAAGACATCTCCACCATGCACACGTCGTCAGACGACAGCTTCAGCCTCAGCTCCGAGGACCACTGCCTGGACTGGCAGTACGGCCCCGAGGAGGCGCAGGAGGCGCGGGCCCAATCCTGCTCGCCCTGCCGCCTGTCGGACACCAGCGGCTTCGCCAAGCGCGAGAGCCTGAGCCGGGCGCGCGCGCTGCTGCGGCTGAAGACGGCGTACACCAGCCTGTCCAACGACAGCCTCAACAGCGGCAGCACCAGCGACGGCTACTGCACCAAGGAGCACATGAAGCCCTGCACCAGGGCGTCCTTCCTCGACTACCGGGACGAGCTGCAGCGCTACCAGAAGCGGCCCAGCAGGCTCGACCTCAAGAGCATCCTGGGCAGCAAGCCCGAGCCCCCCGCGCTCAAGGCTGAGCCGGACAAGCCCGAGCAGAGGGAGCTGCCCGAACGGGGCAAGAAGACGGTGACTTTCCCCAGCCCCAAGGCGCTGGACAGGGAGccagagaggaagaaggaggcGGGCAGCAAGCTCTCCCCCGACCCGCAGGTCCACACCATCAAGCTCTCGCCCTCGTACCAGCACGTGCCCCTGCTGGAGAGCCTGGCCAAGAGCAGCTCGGCCGCCGGCCACCACCCCTCGCTCCTGGGCCGAAAGCAAGCCTGGCTGCCCCCCGCGCTCCTGCAGACAGCCGAGACCCTCAGCAAGATCCCCGAGAAGCTGTCGGCCCAGCCGCCGGCCGCGGCGGAGCAGGAGTCGGTGCAGAAGTACTCGGTGGAGGACACCCCCATCTGCTTCTCCCGCTgcagctccctctcctccctgtccTCGGCCGACAACGTGCTGGACGGGCAGAGCCACAGCGAGAATGACCTCGACAGCGACTCCTCGCTGGAGATCCTGGAGATGGAGGACGGGGACGGGGAAGCTGAGGATgggaggcaggagaaggagagggcAGATCTGGCCACCGCAGTGGGGATGTCCCAGCCCATCACCATCCCCTTCCCGAAAAGAGACAAGGTCTTCCTGCGGGAGTCGTCCCCCTCGCGCCAGGAGGACCACACGCCCTCCAGCTCCTCGGAGAACTACATCCAGGAGACGCCGCTGGTCATGAGCCGCTGCAGCTCCGtcagctccctgggcagcttcGAGAGCCCGTCCATCGCCAGCTCCATCCAGAGCGACCCCTGCAGCGAGATGATCAGCGGCACCATCAGTCCCAGCGAGCTGCCCGACAGCCCCGGGCAGACCATGCCGCCCAGCCGCAGCAAGACGCCGCTCTTCGAGCTGGGCTGCCAGCCGGAGAAGGAGACCAGCCAGTTCAACATCCAGTGGGAGAACAACGTCAAGAAGTTCATGGAGATCACCGACTTCAAGGAGCGCTTCCAGCTGCCCCAGGACCTGGACTCCATGGTCTATTTCACGGTGGAGAAACCCAACGAGAACTTCTCCTGCGCCTCCAGCCTGAGCGCCCTGCCCCTCCACGAGCACTACGTGCAGAAGGACGTGGAGCTCAAGCTGATGCCCACCTTCCCAGAGAAGAACAGCCTGAACTTCGTGGCGCACGAGAAGCGGGAGGAGCGGCGGGAGGAGCGCTACCTGGAGGGCAGGCGGCGAGCCGAGCGCCCCGAGCCCGCTTCCGACGACGACATCGAGATCCTGAAGGAGTGCATCAACTCCGCCATGCCCTCCCGCTTCCGCAAGGTGAAGACCTCCCTGCTCTCCGGCCAGGTCCTGCACCCGCAGACCAAGAAGCCCGTCCACGTCCCGGTCTACATGCTGGTGCCCGCCCCCACGCACCCCGCCGTCCCCAAGCATCTGCGCGCCTCCACCCGGGACCTCTACAAGGACGACGACTCCTTCACCGACTCGGCAGAAGGGACCCCCGTCAACTTCTCCAGCGCCGCCTCGCTGAGCGACGAGACCCTGCGCTGCCCCAAGGAGGAGGCTGAGCCTCCCCGGGGCACGGGGAGGAGGCGAGAGGCCGGGGCCGTGGCCTCGCCAGCCCGCAGATCGGCCTCAGGCAGCTCGGCGCCCACCCGGGCCAGCTCAGCCTGCAAGGGCAGAGCGGGCTCGAGCCGGACCAGCCCCGTGCAGCCGAGCAGAGGCCAAGGCGTGGAGGGGAAGCGGGGCCAGCCTCCAGCCAGGACGGAGCTGGAggtggagaggagcagcagccccagcgcccggccccgcagcctgCCCGGGAGGAAGGATGCTCCGCAGGAGGATGGGGACCGTGGCGGGGTGGCCTTCCAGTCGCTGTGCCACACCACGCCGACGGAGGAGGCCGTCTACTGCTTCTATGAGCACGACTCGGATGAGCCCGAGGCGGGCAGGGAGGTGCCTGGCAGCAGAACCCAGCCCGGCCGGGCGCCCCGCAGGGAGCGCTGTGGTGGCTCCGTGCCCAGGAAGGAGCCCGAGCCCGGCACCCGGCTGGCCAAGGCGAAGGCCAAGCTGCAGAACAACCTGATCGCCGATGAGACGCCGCCGTGCTACTCGCTCAGCTCCTCCATGAGCTCCCTGAGCGACGCCAACCCCTCCGAGGGCAAGGAGCGGGGCCAGCCCTGCGGCACGGCCCCCCGGCAGcgccccgcggcggggcgggtgcggggcagctcccccagctcccccagcctcaaCTCGGAGGACGACCTCCTGCAGAAGTGCATCGGCTCGGCCATGCCAAAGCGCCGGCGGCCCTCAGCGCGCCGGAGGACCACGGAGCGCAAGCAGAAGCTGAAGGGCAGCAGCGGGAGGGAGCGCAAGGCGGAGGCCAGGCATCGCCCCGAGGACGGGGGCTCGGACGGCGGCTCGGACCTGGACAGCGTGGAGTGGGAGGCCATCCAGGAGGGCGCCAACTCCATCGTCACCTGGCTGCACCAGGCTGCAGCGTCGCTGTCGCGGGAGCCATCCTCTGAGTCCGACTCCATCCTCTCCTTCGTCTCGGGGCTCTCGGTCGGGTCCACGCTGCAGCTCTCTCTGGACAGGACGGAGAAGAAACGGGCTGGGAGTGCGGCTGGACGGGAGGCGGAGAGGAGGGAGCACGCCAAGAGCCGCCCGGAGGGGAAGAAGGCTCCGGGCGCACGTCCTGTGGGCAGCGGCAGTGCCAGGGTGGAGAGGAGCTCGGTCCCTACAAAGCCCGTGCCCAACCTGCCTGTGGTCTTCCGCGGCAGGACCGTGATCTACATGCCCAGCCTGGCCAAGGACGCCCCCAGCCCACGCTCCACCCCGAAAAAAGCCCCCGCGGCCAAGCCCCAGGCGCCGGCAGCCAAGAACCTGTCCCTGAGCCAGCAGCGCTCGCGCAGCCTGCACCGGCTGGGGAAGCCGCCCGAAACGGGGGACCTGGCGCTGCCCAAGCGCAGCACCACGCCGCCCGCCCGCATCGGCAAGGGGCCGCCCTCCTCGGGCTCGTCCCGCACCTCCACCCCCTCGCAGCACGCCCCCAAGAAGCTGCCGTCGCCCTCCCAGCTCGCCAAGCAGGGCCCCGCGCTGGCGGGCAAGGCAGGAGGCTCGCcctccccgcccggcccccccggcaAAGCCCCGGCCCCCAAACCCGCGGCCCCCAAGCAGCACAAGACGCAGAAGTCGCCCGTCCGCATCCCCTTCATGCAGAAGCCCAGCAAGAAGGTGCTGCCGGGCCGCGCGGCCATGCcggtgctggaggagcaggagggcagcagcaaggccaagggcggggggccgggggggccggggggcggccggcTCAACCTGGTGCGGATGTCATCCGCCCGCTCCAGCGGCAGCGACTCGGACCGCTCCGGCTTCCTGCGGCAGCTCACCTTCATCAAGGAGtcctccagcctgctgctgcgGCACCGCGCCGAGCTCTCCCCGGCCGCCTCGGTGGCCTCGCTGGCCCGCGGCGCATCCCCGCAGCGCAGCCGGGCCGCCCTCCCCGCTGTCTTCCTCTGCTCGTCCCGCTGCGAGGAGCTGAAGGCGGCCAAGCCGGCGGCACCCGGACCGCGGCCGCAGGTCCCCAGAGCGCAGCCCGGCTGCAAAGCCCCCCCCGGGCCCAAGCCCCCGCGCAGGACCAGCTCCGAGAGCCCGTCGCGGCTGCCGGTGAAGACGGGCGTCCCCGAGCCCTTCAAGAGGTACTCGTCCTCGCCCAACATCAGCGTGGCACGCCGGACCGGCAGCCCGTCCTCCGTCCTCTCCGCCTGCTCCGAGGCCTCGGCGCGGCGACGGAAGCCCGGCGAGGTGCCCGGGGGGGCGGCAGAGAAGCCGccgatgatgatgatgaagggCACCTGGCGCCGCATCCGGGACGAGGACATCCCGCACATCCTCAAGAGCACGCTGCCGTCCTCCGCCCTGCCGCTGGTGAGCGCCGCGGAGGAGCAGCGCCCTGGCCCCAGGAAGACCAGCGACGCCGTGGTGCAGACCGAGGACTTCTCCACCACCAAGACCAACTCCAGCACCTCGCCCACGCTGGAGAGCCGCGAGGGGCCCCCGCGTGCCCGCGACGGCGAAGCCCCGGCCCCCGCCAAGGCCACTGTGCCCATCTCCTTCGGCCACGAGGCGCCGGCCGGGACCTTCCCCGCCAGCCGGCACGGTTCCCCGAGCCGCGCCGCCCGCGTCACCCCCTTCAACTacgtccccagccccatggtGGTGACGGCGGTGGCCGACAAGGCGGTGGAGAAGATCCAGGCGTAG